One genomic segment of Desulfocapsa sulfexigens DSM 10523 includes these proteins:
- a CDS encoding recombinase family protein: MTTIGYVFLDVERNALVPLERQRLVIEEYAKTLKLYCDELLVEESYSPAVSLMERKQGALMLKNVNDGDNILVMHAKWVFGNPRNALSLLEILKKKKVSLFCADLEGNVSMPTQKKLVASEGISSLVYQLCNALSFGERGNHGAAIRAGKAKRKKEGKYLGGPVPFGWKVGEDGRLEQDPEQQELIGEMVRLKADRWSYRDIAKKMQNGKGLTLSHEGIRRILLNNSNKSQ, encoded by the coding sequence ATGACAACCATCGGATATGTTTTTTTGGATGTTGAGCGTAATGCGTTAGTACCACTTGAGCGTCAGCGGTTGGTAATAGAAGAATATGCAAAAACACTGAAATTATACTGTGACGAACTCCTGGTGGAGGAATCCTATTCTCCGGCTGTTTCCTTGATGGAAAGAAAACAGGGCGCCCTGATGTTAAAGAATGTTAACGATGGAGATAACATACTGGTAATGCATGCGAAATGGGTTTTTGGTAATCCCAGGAATGCCCTATCACTTCTTGAAATATTAAAGAAAAAAAAGGTTTCTCTTTTCTGTGCTGATCTTGAGGGAAATGTTTCCATGCCGACGCAGAAAAAGTTGGTTGCATCGGAAGGGATTTCTTCACTGGTCTATCAACTTTGTAACGCTTTATCCTTCGGAGAGCGTGGAAACCATGGAGCTGCCATTCGTGCAGGTAAGGCGAAGCGGAAAAAGGAAGGGAAGTATTTAGGCGGCCCGGTTCCATTTGGATGGAAGGTTGGGGAGGATGGACGACTGGAACAAGATCCTGAACAGCAGGAACTTATAGGGGAAATGGTTCGCTTGAAAGCTGATCGCTGGTCTTATCGTGATATTGCAAAGAAAATGCAAAATGGCAAAGGATTGACCTTGTCCCATGAAGGAATAAGACGTATTTTGTTGAACAACTCAAACAAAAGCCAATAA
- a CDS encoding bifunctional folylpolyglutamate synthase/dihydrofolate synthase, which produces MNYQLAWDYLDSLQFHKIKLGLDAMQSFMGRVGNPERSLKTIHVAGTNGKGSVSMTLLTLLSGAGYRVGLYTSPHLSSVRERFRINNSFISEEKFAELATLIQDILGDEKITYFEFTTALAFLWFAESDLDLVVLETGLGGRLDATNIIHPLVSVITNVSMDHEAYLGNTISAVAGEKAGIVKEGVPVVSAVKAGAGLQELVTVCNDKGAELFLFGDSFTATPMDDGSWKWDGKEGFSGASYDKLRCSMKGDYQIENASLALAVVELLRKDGFFLSKSQIREGLAQVKWPGRLEYFSLNRTTREELQSHGDADAVSYLLDGAHNPAGVESLLHTLNSECSYRKLILVWGAMADKDLEKTLAPMAPLADIIILTRPKGERSAEPELLLSNVPDHLRERCELCGNVEEALYAAESQAANDDLILVAGSLYLVGAARKILLGELVA; this is translated from the coding sequence ATGAACTATCAGCTCGCATGGGACTACCTTGACAGTCTCCAGTTTCACAAAATCAAGCTTGGTCTGGATGCCATGCAATCCTTTATGGGGAGAGTCGGAAACCCGGAACGAAGTTTGAAAACAATTCATGTCGCAGGTACCAATGGCAAGGGATCTGTGAGTATGACCCTGCTAACACTTCTATCCGGCGCAGGGTATCGGGTGGGGCTCTATACTTCGCCCCATCTCAGTTCTGTCAGGGAGCGATTCAGAATAAATAATAGCTTTATCAGTGAAGAAAAGTTTGCTGAGCTGGCTACTTTAATACAGGATATTCTGGGTGATGAAAAGATCACTTATTTTGAGTTTACAACGGCCCTTGCCTTTCTCTGGTTTGCAGAGAGTGACCTTGATCTGGTTGTTCTGGAAACCGGACTCGGTGGCAGGTTGGATGCAACCAACATTATCCATCCCCTTGTTTCAGTCATTACCAATGTGAGCATGGATCATGAGGCGTATCTCGGCAATACCATATCGGCTGTTGCAGGAGAGAAGGCAGGCATTGTGAAAGAGGGTGTCCCTGTTGTGTCTGCTGTAAAAGCAGGGGCAGGACTCCAAGAGCTTGTCACTGTATGTAATGACAAAGGTGCAGAGCTTTTTCTTTTTGGGGATTCCTTTACTGCAACCCCCATGGACGATGGTAGCTGGAAGTGGGACGGTAAGGAAGGCTTTTCAGGGGCCTCATATGACAAGCTCCGCTGTTCTATGAAAGGTGATTACCAGATTGAAAATGCCTCTCTTGCTCTTGCTGTCGTTGAACTGTTAAGAAAAGATGGCTTTTTTCTTTCCAAGAGCCAGATACGAGAGGGGCTGGCCCAGGTGAAGTGGCCTGGGCGCCTCGAATATTTTTCCCTCAATCGTACAACAAGAGAAGAGCTGCAGAGTCATGGAGATGCTGATGCTGTTTCATATTTACTCGACGGTGCTCATAATCCTGCCGGTGTAGAAAGTCTTCTCCATACGCTTAACTCGGAATGTAGTTACAGGAAACTGATTCTTGTATGGGGCGCAATGGCCGATAAGGATTTAGAGAAAACCTTAGCACCAATGGCTCCTCTTGCTGATATCATTATTTTAACGAGGCCGAAGGGAGAACGATCGGCGGAACCGGAGTTACTGCTGAGTAATGTCCCGGATCATCTGCGAGAGCGATGTGAATTATGCGGTAATGTGGAAGAGGCTCTCTACGCAGCTGAATCGCAGGCAGCTAATGATGATTTGATACTTGTCGCTGGCTCTTTGTATCTTGTTGGAGCGGCACGGAAAATTCTGCTTGGGGAACTTGTAGCATGA